A stretch of Schistocerca nitens isolate TAMUIC-IGC-003100 chromosome 6, iqSchNite1.1, whole genome shotgun sequence DNA encodes these proteins:
- the LOC126262825 gene encoding integrator complex subunit 11 produces the protein MPDIKITPLGAGQDVGRSCILLSMGGKNIMLDCGMHMGYNDERRFPDFTYIAQEGPLTSYIDCVIISHFHLDHCGALPYFTEMVGYTGPIYMTHPTKAIAPILLEDMRKVAVERKGESNFFTSQNIKDCMKKVVAVTLHQSLMVDSQLEIKAYYAGHVLGAAMFWIRVGSQSVVYTGDYNMTPDRHLGAAWIDKCRPDLLITESTYATTIRDSKRCRERDFLKKVHECVDRGGKVLIPVFALGRAQELCILLETYWERMNLKVPVYFAVGLTEKANNYYKMFITWTNQKIRKTFVQRNMFDFKHIKPFDKAYIDNPGAMVVFATPGMLHAGLSLQIFKKWAPCENNMVIMPGFCVVGTVGHKILNGAKKIEFENRHIVEVKMAVEYMSFSAHADAKGIMQLIQYCEPKNVLLVHGEATKMEFLKEKIKKEFDIECFTPANGETCVINTNVKIPIDVSLSLLKAEAIKHNAQPPDPKRPRVMHGVLVVKDNAMCLMDVEEACKEAGINRHFVRFTSTLRMEDPGPASKTAEKLLQLIKSRLKDWNVQLTEASNISVESVLVKVEGSDDEQKSVYVSWDNQDEELGNYILGLLQTMGHQNVV, from the coding sequence ATGCCAGATATTAAAATTACTCCACTTGGTGCTGGTCAGGATGTTGGCCGTAGTTGCATTCTACTGTCAATGGGAGGCAAAAATATTATGCTTgattgtggcatgcacatgggttACAACGACGAAAGGAGATTTCCAGACTTCACTTACATAGCACAAGAAGGCCCTCTCACAAGCTATATAGATTGTGTTAtaatttcccattttcatttagaTCATTGCGGGGCTTTACCATATTTCACTGAAATGGTTGGGTATACAGGACCTATCTACATGACACATCCAACGAAAGCTATAGCTCCCATTCTTTTAGAGGATATGAGAAAAGTCGCTGTAGAACGTAAAggagaaagtaatttttttacttcacaaaatattaaagactgtatgaAGAAAGTAGTGGCTGTTACTTTACACCAGTCCTTAATGGTAGATTCTCAGCTGGAAATCAAAGCCTATTATGCTGGGCATGTTCTAGGTGCCGCAATGTTTTGGATACGCGTGGGTTCTCAATCTGTAGTGTACACAGGCGATTATAATATGACACCTGACCGACATCTGGGTGCTGCTTGGATTGATAAATGTAGACCTGACCTCTTAATAACAGAATCAACTTATGCAACAACCATAAGGGATTCAAAGCGGTGCAGAGAGCGTGATTTTCTAAAAAAAGTACACGAGTGTGTAGACCGTGGTGGTAAAGTTCTTATACCAGTATTCGCCTTGGGTAGAGCTCAAGAGCTTTGTATTTTGCTGGAAACTTATTGGGAACGAATGAATCTTAAAGTGCCTGTGTATTTTGCAGTTGGACTTACAGAGAAAGCCAATAACTATTATAAGATGTTTATAACTTGGACAAATCAAAAGATACGCAAGACCTTTGTGCAGAGGAACATGTTTGATTTTAAACATATAAAACCCTTTGATAAAGCTTATATTGACAATCCAGGAGCCATGGTAGTGTTTGCCACTCCTGGGATGTTACATGCTGGTTTATCCCTTCAAATATTCAAAAAATGGGCACCATGTGAAAATAACATGGTTATAATGCCTGGATTTTGTGTTGTGGGAACAGTTGGTCATAAAATACTAAATGGTGCTAAAAAAATCGAATTCGAAAATCGTCATATAGTTGAAGTGAAAATGGCAGTGGAGTACATGTCATTTTCCGCTCATGCTGATGCAAAAGGTATTATGCAACTTATACAGTACTGTGAACCAAAAAATGTGCTATTAGTGCATGGGGAGGCAACAAAGATGGAGTTtttaaaggaaaaaattaaaaaagaatttgaTATTGAATGCTTTACACCAGCAAATGGAGAAACATGTGTCATAAACACTAATGTTAAAATACCAATTGACGTTTCTTTAAGCTTGCTCAAAGCTGAAGCCATCAAACACAATGCACAACCTCCTGATCCAAAACGACCTCGTGTAATGCATGGTGTTCTTGTGGTGAAAGACAATGCTATGTGCCTAATGGATgttgaagaagcttgcaaggaAGCAGGAATAAATAGACACTTTGTGAGGTTTACTTCTACACTGAGAATGGAAGATCCTGGTCCAGCGAGCAAAACAGCAGAAAAATTACTGCAGTTAATTAAGTCCCGCTTAAAAGACTGGAATGTTCAGCTGACAGAAGCCTCCAACATTTCAGTTGAATCTGTACTAGTTAAGGTTGAAGGCTCTGATGATGAACAGAAGAGTGTTTATGTGTCCTGGGACAATCAAGATGAGGAGCTTGGAAATTACATTTTAGGTCTACTACAAACAATGGGCCATCAGAATGTTGTGTGA